The Pectobacterium wasabiae CFBP 3304 DNA segment CACGCATCCGAGTAACCCACGCACGCAGGCCTTCTTGAGCAAGATCCTGTAAATACGTTGAATGCTGTAAAATAACAGGCTGTCAGCGCCTTTTGCGCTGGCAGCCTTCTCCCTTACCACCTTTCTTTTACCACCCGGTCAGAAAAGAAAAAACCAGCCAGAACAGACAGACCACCGTCAGTCCCGTCGCAAAAAGCGTGTAAAAAAGATAGCCTCTCAGCAGAAAGCTAAACCCGACGCCAACCAGCACTGAAAACGGCATCAGCGCCAAAAAGAACGGCCACGTGTAAAGCATGAAGAAAAACGTAGTATTAGAGCCATACACCAGAAAAGGGATACTGAAAGCCAGCCAATAAAAGGAGAACCCCGTCACCGCTCCCATAAACAGATAGGAAACGCTGTCATCCTCTTCTTGCGCTGGCCGAGTCTTACTAATCGTTAACTGCGTGGCATTTTGCATAATCTTTCCCATTCTTCCCCTGCATCACCCAACAACTCGGTGAAAAAAAGCGGGGACATCAGAGCTTGATAATAGCTCGCTTGCCAAGCAGATCTAACAATTGGCCGGTCAAATTTGTTACGAATTGTTCACCATCCAGATGGCTATCCGGCGCTTCCGGCGCTTCGTACACTGAGTCGATCCCAGTGAAATTACGCAACTCCCCCGCCCGGGCTTTTTTATACAACCCTTTAGGGTCGCGCGCTTCGCAGGTCGCTAACGGCGTATCGACGAAGACCTCAATAAATTGCCCCTCACCGAGCAGATCCTGCACCATTTTACGCTCGGCGCGATGCGGTGAAATAAACGCGGTCAGTACCACCAGACCGGCATCGACCATCAGCTTGGCGACTTCACCCACGCGGCGGATATTCTCGCGCCGATCGTCGTCAGTAAAGCCGAGATCCCGGCATAGACCGTGCCGAACATTGTCGCCATCCAGCAGGTAGGTGCTGACACCACGCTGGTGCAATGCCTGCTCCAGCGCTCCCGCTAGCGTAGATTTACCGGACCCAGACAGCCCGGTAAACCAGATAACGACGCCTTGATGACCATGTAGTTTCTCGCGCGACTCACGGGTGACATCGTGCGCATGCCAAACCACGTTATCGTCAGTCGATTCATCGCGTAAAGACACCTATTTTCCTCCCAACAAATCGCGCGCACCCCAATGCGGGAAGTGACGGCGCACCAGTGCATTCAGCTCCAGTTCAAACGCACTGTACGCACCCGGTTCCTGATACACCTGTTCGATAGGCTCGCGCACCAGGCCAGCGCCTACCGTGACATTACTCAGACGATCGATAAAGATCATCCCGCCTGTCACTGCATTATGTTGATAATTGTCCAGCACCAGCGGCTCATCAAAAACCAGCTCAACGGAGCCGATACCGTTCAGCGGCAGATTTTCGGCTACGCGCTGCGTCAGCGTATTGATCTCAACCTGATATTGAATATTCTCAACCCGAGCGCGCGTTTTCTTACCGCCAATCTTGATGTCGTAACTTTGTCCCGGCACCAGCGGCTGTTCCGCCATCCAGACGACATCCACCAACGCATGCTGCACCGCTTTCAGCGATTCGCTGCTGTCGACCAGCAGATCGCCGCGGCTGATATCGACTTCATCCGCCAGTACCAGCGTAATCGCTTCACCGGCCTGTGCCTGTGGCAAATCACCGTCAAAGGTCACGATGCGGCTAACGGTGGATTCTACGCCGGACGGCAGCACTTTGACCCGCTGCCCGACACGGATAATGCCAGATGCCAGCGTTCCTGCGTAGCCACGGAAATCCAGATTCGGGCGATTGACGTATTGCACCGGGAAGCGCATCGGCTGTTCCAACGTGCGCTGTGCCACATTGACCGTTTCCAGCACATCCAGCAACGTTGGTCCGGTATACCAGCCCATCGTCGTGCTTGGCGTCGCAACGTTGTCACCATCCAGTGCAGAAATCGGCACGAAGGTAATATTCAGGTCGGCAGGCAGTTGCTGAGCAAAATCCAGATAATCCTGCTTAAACTGTTCAAATACCGTTTGCTGGTAATCCACTAAATCCATCTTGTTCACCGCCACCACCAAATCGCGAATGCCCAGCAGGGTTGCGATAAAGCTGTGGCGACGGGTTTGATCCAATACGCCCTTACGCGCATCAATCAGCAGGATCGCCAGCTCGCAGGTTGATGCGCCGGTTGCCATGTTACGGGTGTATTGCTCGTGTCCCGGCGTATCCGCGATGATAAATTTGCGTTTTTCCGTCGAGAAATAGCGGTAAGCCACGTCAATCGTGATGCCCTGCTCACGTTCAGCTTGAAGCCCATCGACCAACAGCGCCAGATCCAGCTTTTCGCCCTGCGTCCCGATACGCTTGCTGTCATTGTGCAGCGTACTGAGCTGATCTTCATAAATCTGGCGCGTATCGTGTAGCAAGCGGCCAATCAGCGTACTCTTCCCATCGTCAACGCTGCCACAGGTCAGGAAACGCAGCAGCGTTTTATCCTGCTGCGCATGTAAATACGCTTCCACACCGCCTTGCTCGGCGATCTGCCGAGCAATCGCATCGTTGATAACGACGGCATCTTTCTCAGCCGCATTTTCCGCAACTGTGTCTTTTAAAGAAATTTGGCTCATTCGACGATTCCTCAGAAATACCCTTGACGCTTTTTCAGCTCCATTGAACCGGCCTGATCGCGGTCAATTACCCTTCCCTGACGTTCACTGGTGGTGGAAACCAGCATCTCTTCGATGATTTCCGGCAATGTCTGCGCATCCGATGCTACCGCGCCCGTCAGCGGCCAGCAGCCCAGCGTGCGGAAGCGCACCATACGTTGTTCGATCACTTCACCCGGTTGCAGATCGATGCGATCGTCATCCACCATCAGCAGCATGCCATCGCGCTCAACCACCGGACGCGGGGCAGCCAGATACAGCGGAACAATATCGATATTTTCCAGATAGATATATTGCCAGATATCCAGCTCGGTCCAGTTGGAGAGTGGGAAAACGCGGATGCTCTCGCCTTTGTTAATCTGACCGTTGTAGTTGTGCCACAGCTCCGGGCGCTGATTCTTTGGGTCCCAACGATGGAAACGGTCGCGGAAGGAGTAAATACGCTCTTTGGCACGAGATTTCTCTTCATCGCGACGCGCCCCGCCAAATGCAGCATCAAAACCGTATTTATCCAGCGCCTGCTTCAGCCCTTCGGTTTTCATGATGTCGGTGTGCTTGGCGCTGCCGTGTACAAAAGGGTTAATCCCCAGCGCTTCCCCCTGCGGGTTGCGATGCACCAGCAGTTCACAACCGTAGGCCTTTGCCGTCCGGTCACGGAATTCGTACATTTCACGAAATTTCCAACCGGTATCAACATGCAGCAGCGGGAAAGGCAGCGATCCCGGATAAAACGCCTTGCGCGCCAAATGCAGCATCACCGAAGAGTCTTTACCGATGGAATACATCATCACCGGGTTACCGAACTCGGCTGCCACTTCGCGGATGATGTGAATGCTTTCGGCTTCAAGCTGCCGTAAATGCGTGAGTCGTTTCTCGTCCATACCCTTTCCTTAAGCCAAGTTTACTACCGCTGGGCGGCTGTCTTGCGGCACCGTCGGCGTTGTCTGACCAAACCAGGCAATCTGGTGATGCAAATCCACCACCTCGCCAATCACCAGCAGCGCCGGTGTCGGCGCTTGCCGTGCCAAATGTACTAACTCTTGCAGCGTACCGATTTGCACCTGCTGATCGTGTCGGGTGCCGCGGCTGATCACCGCGACAGGCGTCTGCGCTGAGCGGCCATGCGCGATAAGCTGCTGCGAAATTTCCGCAGCCTTCATCGTTCCCATATAAATCGCCAGCGTCTGACGCCCACGCGCCAGCGTTGACCAGTCCAGTGCATCGCCGTCCGGGCGACAGTGCCCGGTAATAAAAATCACGCTCTGCGCATAGTCACGGTGCGTCAGCGGGATCCCCGCATACGCCGTGACGCCCGCGGCGGCCGTCACACCGGGCACCACCTGAAACGTGATCCCCGCCTGTGCCACCGCCTGTAGCTCTTCGCCACCGCGACCAAAAATGAAGGGATCGCCGCCTTTCAAGCGCACCACCCGCTTACCTTCCTGCGCCAGCTTCACCAGCAGTTGATTAATCTCATCCTGTGGCAACGAATGCGCGCTGGCACGTTTTCCCACACAGATGCGTTCAGCATCGCGGCGTACTAAATCCAGCACATCGGCACTGACCAGATGGTCATACAGCACCACGTCCGCCTGCTGCATCACCTGCAATCCACGCAGCGTAAGCAATCCGGCATCGCCGGGGCCTGCGCCAACCAGTGCCACTTCACCTCGTGCCACCGCTGGCCGTTGCTGTTCGTCTTGCTGATTAACCAATTGCTGTTGCAATTCGGCTTCGGCCTGCTCCAACTGTCCGGCAGACACCAGCGATGCAAAGCGTCCGACAAACAGTCGTTCCCAAAAGCGACGACGGGCTGGCATCGAATGCAATCGGGTTTTAATCCTGTCGCGCCAGCTTCCGGCGATATCCGCCATCGTCCCTAAACTTGCGGGCAGCAATGATTCAAGCTTTTCACGCAGCAGTCGCGCCAGTACAGGTGCCTGTCCCCCAGAGGAAATCGCCACCACCAGCGGAGATCGGTCAACAATCGAGGGAAAAATAAACGAGCACTTCGGCTGATCGTCCACCACATTTACCAGCAAATTCCGCTGGTTTGCCGCCTCAAACACCGCGGCATTCAGCTCTGCATCATCCGTTGCGGCAACCACCAGAAACACGCCAGATAACAGCTCCGGCGTAAAAGATTGCGCCAGCCATTCAACCTGCCCGGCTTGATGCAGTGCAGCCAACGGTTCCGCCAGCGCCTGTGCGACAATTTTTATCTCCGCACCCGCGCGTTGCAGCAGATCGATTTTGCGCGTAGCAACCTCGCCGCCGCCGACGACCAGTACCGGGCGCTGACGAAGATCGGCAAATATAGGGAGATAGTTCACAATCGCCTTAACTAAGCAAAAAAGTAGATAATGCGACTATACGGTGAGGACAGAACACTTATGAAATGCCGAATTGGAATGACAAGTTCCGTAATGGAATAACAACACGTTTACAACTGAGATCGGGGCGATGACTCTCCCCTCACAAAGACGGCTTCTTATACACAAATCCACAGGCTTCGCAGATTTTGCTATTCCCCGGCGTAAAAAATTATGCTGAGGAGGTAGCTGGCTTAGGATGAGCCGCAGGACGCGGCGAAAGCTTGCGCCACGTCGGGAACGTGTCGCAAGCGATCCGTTAAGCCAGATATCGACGAAGGCACCGCGTCAGCGGCATAATTTACGCCGAAAGCCTAGGGGTCACGGGGCGAGCGGCGCTTGAGACGCCCCGTGTCGGGCGTGTGCTACGAAGTAGCATGGAATGGCAATATTGTGGCGCACGAAACCGTCTCCTCATCTGCATAAAAATATGGATAAGGGACAAACGACAATATGTCAGATGCCTTTACCCTTCGTGCAGCCCACACTCGCGTTTGAGGCCGAAGAAGCGAGTTTCTTCTTCACTCATCCCCGGTTCCCATTTGCGGGTGGTGTGCGTATCGCCAACGGACAAATAGCCCTGATCCCACAGCGGATGGTAACTCAAGCCGTTTTCTTTCAGATATTGATACACCGTCCGGTTATCCCAATCGATAATCGGCAGAAATTTAAAGACGCCGCGCTGAATCGCCAGCACCGGCAATTCCCCCGACTGCCGGACTGTTCACGGCGCAGGCCAGCAAACCAGGTTCCTGCGTTTAGCTCGCTCAGCGCTCGGTTCATCGGCTCGACTTTATTCAGCAAGTTGTAGCGTTCAATGCCTTCCACGCCCTGCTCCCACAGCTTGCCGTAGCGCGCTTCTTGCCAGGCAGGAGACTCGGCAGCGCGATACACGTGCAGGTTCAGCTTAAGCTGTTTCGTCAGTGCATCAATAAACTGATAGGTTTCAGGAAACAGATAGCCGGTATCTGTGAGGATAACCGGAATATCCGGCCGCTGTTGCGTCACCAGATGCAGCGATATCGCAGCCTGAATGCCGAAGCTGGACGACAAAACAAAATCGCCCGGCAGATTCTCCAGCGCCCAGCTCACCCTTTCCTGCGCAGACAGTTGCTCAAGCTGACCATTCACGGCGGTCAGCGCCGCCACCTGTTCCTCTTTCGGTAACGCGTTGAGCACCGCAAGGTTAAATTCGGCCATCAGGATCTCCTGTCAGTCATAAAAATCGTGGGCGGGATCCAGCACCGGTTTAATGATGTTGGTACGAATGGCGAAATCACCGAAGCCTTCATTCGGCTGGCGATCTTGCGCCCACAGCCCGACAAGCCTGTCGATTTCCGCGAGGATCTCGGTTTCATTAATGTTTTCGCGATACATACGGGGAATGCGTGTTCCTTCGCGATTCCCACCGAGGTGCAAGTTATAACGCCCCACCGCTTTACCCACCAAACCAATTTCCGCCAGCATCGAGCGACCACAGCCGTTCGGGCAGCCCGTGACGCGCAGGACAATGTGTTCATCACCCACGCCGTGCTGCTGCATAATACCTTCCACTTTCGTGACAAACTCCGGCAGGAAACGTTCGGCTTCAGCCATCGCCAATGGACAGGTTGGAAACGATACGCAGGCCATCGAATTCTTGCGCTGTTCGCTGACGCTGTCATCAATCAGGCCGTGCTCACGCGCCAGCGCATCAATCTTCGCTTTGCTACGCGCAGGAACGCCGGCCACGATCAAGTTCTGATTCGCTGTTAAGCGGAAATCCCCTTTGTGGATCTTAGCAATTTCCGCCAGACCGGTTTTCAGCGGACGGCCTGGATAATCCAGAACACGACCGTTTTCGATAAATAGCGTCAAGTGCCATTTATTGTCGATGCCTTTTACCCAGCCGATGCGATCGCCACGCCCGGTGAATTCATACGGACGCACCGCTTCAAATTTCACACCAGCACGCGCTTCCACTTCCTGCTTAAAGTTATCGACACCCACACGTTCCAAGGTGTATTTGGTTTTGGCATTTTTACGGTTGGTACGGTTACCCCAATCGCGCTGTGTGGTCACCACCGCTTCTGCGATAGCCAGCGTATGCTCAATGGAAATATAGCCCAGTTCACTGGCGGTACGCGGATAGGTTTCTTTGTCGCCGTGCGCGATAGAGAGTCCACCGCCCACCAGCACGTTAAAGCCGACCAGACGGCCGTTATCGGCAATCGCAACGAAGTTAAGATCGTTCGCATGCAGATCGATATCATTCTGCGGCGGGATCACCACCGTCGTTTTGAACTTACGCGGCAGATATGTCGAGCCCAGAATCGGCTCCTCATCCGTCGTTGCCACTTTTTCCTGATCCATCCAGATCTCTGCATAGGCGCGCGTGCGCGGCAGAAGATGTTCAGAAATCTTTTTCGCCCACTCATACGCCTGCTGATGCAGTTCGGACTCGATCGGGTTAGACGTACACAGCACGTTACGGTTCATGTCGTTCGCCGTCGCCAGCGCGTCTAGCCCAATGCTATTCAGCATCTGATGTACCGGTTTCACGTTCGATTTGAGAATACCGTGATACTGGAACGTCTGACGGTTGGTGATACGAATGCTGCCATAGATCGTATTTTCAGTCGCAAATTTATCGATCCGTAACCACTGCTCTGGCGTCATCACGCCGCCCGGCAGGCGGCAGCGCAGCAGCATCGCATGACGCGGCTCCAGTTTCTGCTCAGCACGCTCGGCGCGAATGTCACGGTCATCCTGCTGATACATACCGTGGAAACGGATTAGCAAAAAGTTATCGCCCTTGAAGCCGCCAGTCAGACCATCGTTCAGGTCTTCAGCAATCGTGCCGCGCAGAAAATTACTTTCTGTTTTCATGCGCTCGGCATCAGCGAGTTTCCCTTCTACCACCAAGGGACCGGGGTGTTTTTCACTGAAAACGTATTTTTCACTCATTAGTACACATCTCGCTGATAACGGCGCTCAAGGCGCAGATCGCTTAAAAACTCATCGGCCTGTTCACTGTCCATGCCGCCATGCTCAACTATCACATCCAGCAGCGCCTGCTCGACGTCTTTCGCCATGCGATTGGCATCACCACACACGTACAGGTGCGCCCCATCCTGAATCCAGCGCCAGACTTCGGCGCCTTTTTCCCGGAGTTTGTCCTGCACATAGACCTTATGCGCCTGATCGCGCGACCACGCCAGATCGATATGAGTCAGCAGTCCATCTTTAACGTAGCGCTGCCATTCAACCTGATACAGAAAATCTTCCGTAAAGTGCGGGTTGCCAAAGAACAGCCAGTTCTTCCCTTCCGCCCCGTCGGCATCGCGCTGCTGCATAAAGGCGCGGAATGGTGCAATCCCGGTTCCCGGCCCAATCATGATGACCGGCGCATCTGAATTAGCAGGCAAGCGGAAGTTATTGTTATGTTCGATGAAAACGCGGATTTCATCATCTTCACTCAGCCTGTCGGCCAGATAGCTGGATGCGCCACCGGCACGCGCACGGCCTTCGTATTCGTAGCGCACCACACCAACGGTGATGTGCACTTCACTTTCGACCTCCGCCTGCGAGGAGGCGATAGAGTAAAGACGTGGAGCCAGCGGGCGTAGTAGGCCAAGCAACTGCTCTGCCGTCAGTTCTGTTGGCGCTTGTCGCACCATATCCACCAGTGGCGTCCACTGTGCGAACTGCTGAAGCGCAGGCTTATCGGCCAGCAGCGACAATAGCGTCTCGTTGCGCGACAGTGCGGCATATTTCTCGACGATCGGCGCGGTGTTTTGCGTCAGTTCAAAGTGGCTTTTCAGCGCCTCCGATAATGGCAACGTCTTACCGTCAACGCTGACGGATTCATCACCTTTCAGCCATAGCAGTTCCAACAATTCCTGCACCAGCGTAGGATCGTTATCGAACCAGACACCCAGCGCGTCACCCGGCTGGTAGCGCAAACCAGAATCGCCCAAATCGATCTCGATATGGCGAACATCCTTTTCGGAGTTACGCCCGGTCACTTTCTGGTTCACTGCAAACGTGGCCTGCAACGGCGAGGCTTTGCTGTACGGGCTGCTGGTAATTTCATCCAGTGCACCCTGAGCGGCAATCTGCGCGACGGCTTCGCCCTGAACCGGCACCCGTGCCTGCAAAATATCAACCAATTGGCGTCGCCATTGCCCGGCAAGCGTCTGATAATCCACATCGGCATCAACACGATCCAGCAGGCGTTCAGCGCCTAATTCGGCCAGACGGCTATCGAAATCCTTACCCGCCTTGCTGAAGAATTCATAAGAGGTATCTCCCAGACCAAACACGGCAAACGCGGTGTCTTTCAGTTCCGGCGCTTTTTTGGACAGCAGGAACTTATGCAGCGCGACCGCCTCTTCCGGCGGCTCCCCTTCCCCCTGCGTCGAGGCGACGATCAGCAACAGCTTTTCCTGCCCAATTTGCTTGAACTTGTAATCACCCGCATTGACCAGGTTGACGGACAGCTTGGCTGCCAGCAGATCGTCACGCAGTTGTTCCGCGACCCGGCGCGCATTGCCGGTCTGCGAGGCGGAGATCAGCGTGATGGTTTGCACTGGCACCGTGACTGCGGATGCCACCGTAGCGGTGGCAGTTATCGCACCTGGCTGCACGTTCCCAGGCTGCTGTACCAACCCCCAGAAATAGCCGGATAGCCAGGCTAGCTGCGTCGATGAGAAATCACCGGTTGCCGCCTGTAAACGCGTTAATTGCTCCGCACTCAGCGGAAGCAATGAAGTGGGGGAAACCGGAGTAGTCATTGTGATTTCTGTTTCCTTGTGCCTGTGCAGTTAGCCAACGACGCTAATACAAAAACATGCAATAAAAAGATGAATGGAGGATAAGGGTAACGATCTGCATCTTAACAATTAAAGAAATGATGGAAATATTAAATAACCAAAATGACTAAATGGTTTTTCTGATAGCCCTTATTGCCTAAAGTGTTATAGCTGATGGCATGCGCGTTGCGTGGCAATATCGGTAAGAATACATTCGAAAAGAGGGGCTGCTGCGCAGCCCCATACAAACAGGATGTGGGCTAAATTTTCAGAACTTTCATGCCGAAATCGTCAGGATGAACGATGTTTTCGAGCTGGCCGACCTGCAATAAATCACCTTTAGAGACGACGCTGCTGATATTGGTGTCAGGAAAGCGCAGATTCTTGACGAGATGTACCACGACCGGTTTACCCTTTTTATCAATATCCATCACCCAGCCAAGAAAGCCTCCCGAATATTTAGCCAGACTACCTATTGGATAGAGACCGTAAATCTGTACGTAATTAACCAACACAGCTTTATCGTAGGCACCTTTCGCCTCATAGATTTTACGGTAGGCCGCCAATGGCGTGCGGGGAGAAATACCATTACGCGTATGCCTTAGCTTATTAATCGCCTTAATCACAGAGACTAATCGGGCGAGCTCCGATAACCGATCGCCGTGTTTACCCTGTGGATAGCCACTACCGTCCAAACGCTCGTTAGCATTCTCAATCACATCGCGACACGTGGGGGTTATCACCCAATCTAGCTCATGTAATTTCGCGCACAGAACACCCACATGACCGCTAAGAATCGCTTTCTGCGCTGGGTTCATATTCACTTTCAGCGATGGAAGGCTGGCATTCACCAACAGCGGCTTTCCCATCGTGTGGAGTAACGCACCTAGCACCGCTTCACGCACCTGAGGCGCATGGGGATCGGAAATTAACAGCATATCGGCCAGTTTCCCCGCAACCTGAACAGCATGCCTGACCCAATCCGCTTCATCACGCAGGAACGATAGCGCATACAAAAACGTCTTTCTCTCTTTTTTGACCATATAAAGCAGGGTGTCAACACAGTCATAGAAGATCTCAATGGGCAGTTGATTGCGCGTTTTCATGTACATCAGCCCAATTTGAAGCCGATGGGCAACCTCCATTACCCCGCGTTCCATCGGCGTCTGCCGGGTACGCTTCTCTCGCTCCTGACTTTCTCGCAGCAATAGACTTTTCTCCTTGGTGCCCGGAGTGAACAGCGGGGACGAATACACCATGCTGCCAGTGATGCCGGTTCGGTAGGCCGCTTCTCTTTCCGACTCATTCGTATAACGGAGAAGTGCTTCAGACTGTGATGAAGACAAATTGATAAATTGAATGCCAACAGCGGCATAGCCATGATTTCCAAAAGGCCGTATATGGCGAATTTTTCCCTCGGCATAAAAACTTTCTCCGTTAGGGAATTCAAGCGCGATACCGG contains these protein-coding regions:
- a CDS encoding PilZ domain-containing protein, giving the protein MEHFSPPPAKVISALLQHTYVMSIYAKDMLYALKADVMELNPDKNRIVLAVEYSGSDIDRYLADGGLNFDLEALKGTENIERETYSLCNISTQLFKMDSLFYRLECRLPESVFVTENRGAIRIPFILGMQARARIEVYMHTLNVPGTLRNLSTGGCMVEIDLVESIAIEVGQDIPGIALEFPNGESFYAEGKIRHIRPFGNHGYAAVGIQFINLSSSQSEALLRYTNESEREAAYRTGITGSMVYSSPLFTPGTKEKSLLLRESQEREKRTRQTPMERGVMEVAHRLQIGLMYMKTRNQLPIEIFYDCVDTLLYMVKKERKTFLYALSFLRDEADWVRHAVQVAGKLADMLLISDPHAPQVREAVLGALLHTMGKPLLVNASLPSLKVNMNPAQKAILSGHVGVLCAKLHELDWVITPTCRDVIENANERLDGSGYPQGKHGDRLSELARLVSVIKAINKLRHTRNGISPRTPLAAYRKIYEAKGAYDKAVLVNYVQIYGLYPIGSLAKYSGGFLGWVMDIDKKGKPVVVHLVKNLRFPDTNISSVVSKGDLLQVGQLENIVHPDDFGMKVLKI
- the cysI gene encoding assimilatory sulfite reductase (NADPH) hemoprotein subunit, producing MSEKYVFSEKHPGPLVVEGKLADAERMKTESNFLRGTIAEDLNDGLTGGFKGDNFLLIRFHGMYQQDDRDIRAERAEQKLEPRHAMLLRCRLPGGVMTPEQWLRIDKFATENTIYGSIRITNRQTFQYHGILKSNVKPVHQMLNSIGLDALATANDMNRNVLCTSNPIESELHQQAYEWAKKISEHLLPRTRAYAEIWMDQEKVATTDEEPILGSTYLPRKFKTTVVIPPQNDIDLHANDLNFVAIADNGRLVGFNVLVGGGLSIAHGDKETYPRTASELGYISIEHTLAIAEAVVTTQRDWGNRTNRKNAKTKYTLERVGVDNFKQEVEARAGVKFEAVRPYEFTGRGDRIGWVKGIDNKWHLTLFIENGRVLDYPGRPLKTGLAEIAKIHKGDFRLTANQNLIVAGVPARSKAKIDALAREHGLIDDSVSEQRKNSMACVSFPTCPLAMAEAERFLPEFVTKVEGIMQQHGVGDEHIVLRVTGCPNGCGRSMLAEIGLVGKAVGRYNLHLGGNREGTRIPRMYRENINETEILAEIDRLVGLWAQDRQPNEGFGDFAIRTNIIKPVLDPAHDFYD
- the cysG gene encoding siroheme synthase CysG; the encoded protein is MNYLPIFADLRQRPVLVVGGGEVATRKIDLLQRAGAEIKIVAQALAEPLAALHQAGQVEWLAQSFTPELLSGVFLVVAATDDAELNAAVFEAANQRNLLVNVVDDQPKCSFIFPSIVDRSPLVVAISSGGQAPVLARLLREKLESLLPASLGTMADIAGSWRDRIKTRLHSMPARRRFWERLFVGRFASLVSAGQLEQAEAELQQQLVNQQDEQQRPAVARGEVALVGAGPGDAGLLTLRGLQVMQQADVVLYDHLVSADVLDLVRRDAERICVGKRASAHSLPQDEINQLLVKLAQEGKRVVRLKGGDPFIFGRGGEELQAVAQAGITFQVVPGVTAAAGVTAYAGIPLTHRDYAQSVIFITGHCRPDGDALDWSTLARGRQTLAIYMGTMKAAEISQQLIAHGRSAQTPVAVISRGTRHDQQVQIGTLQELVHLARQAPTPALLVIGEVVDLHHQIAWFGQTTPTVPQDSRPAVVNLA
- the cysJ gene encoding NADPH-dependent assimilatory sulfite reductase flavoprotein subunit, whose amino-acid sequence is MTTPVSPTSLLPLSAEQLTRLQAATGDFSSTQLAWLSGYFWGLVQQPGNVQPGAITATATVASAVTVPVQTITLISASQTGNARRVAEQLRDDLLAAKLSVNLVNAGDYKFKQIGQEKLLLIVASTQGEGEPPEEAVALHKFLLSKKAPELKDTAFAVFGLGDTSYEFFSKAGKDFDSRLAELGAERLLDRVDADVDYQTLAGQWRRQLVDILQARVPVQGEAVAQIAAQGALDEITSSPYSKASPLQATFAVNQKVTGRNSEKDVRHIEIDLGDSGLRYQPGDALGVWFDNDPTLVQELLELLWLKGDESVSVDGKTLPLSEALKSHFELTQNTAPIVEKYAALSRNETLLSLLADKPALQQFAQWTPLVDMVRQAPTELTAEQLLGLLRPLAPRLYSIASSQAEVESEVHITVGVVRYEYEGRARAGGASSYLADRLSEDDEIRVFIEHNNNFRLPANSDAPVIMIGPGTGIAPFRAFMQQRDADGAEGKNWLFFGNPHFTEDFLYQVEWQRYVKDGLLTHIDLAWSRDQAHKVYVQDKLREKGAEVWRWIQDGAHLYVCGDANRMAKDVEQALLDVIVEHGGMDSEQADEFLSDLRLERRYQRDVY
- the cysD gene encoding sulfate adenylyltransferase subunit CysD, whose product is MDEKRLTHLRQLEAESIHIIREVAAEFGNPVMMYSIGKDSSVMLHLARKAFYPGSLPFPLLHVDTGWKFREMYEFRDRTAKAYGCELLVHRNPQGEALGINPFVHGSAKHTDIMKTEGLKQALDKYGFDAAFGGARRDEEKSRAKERIYSFRDRFHRWDPKNQRPELWHNYNGQINKGESIRVFPLSNWTELDIWQYIYLENIDIVPLYLAAPRPVVERDGMLLMVDDDRIDLQPGEVIEQRMVRFRTLGCWPLTGAVASDAQTLPEIIEEMLVSTTSERQGRVIDRDQAGSMELKKRQGYF
- the cysC gene encoding adenylyl-sulfate kinase, coding for MSLRDESTDDNVVWHAHDVTRESREKLHGHQGVVIWFTGLSGSGKSTLAGALEQALHQRGVSTYLLDGDNVRHGLCRDLGFTDDDRRENIRRVGEVAKLMVDAGLVVLTAFISPHRAERKMVQDLLGEGQFIEVFVDTPLATCEARDPKGLYKKARAGELRNFTGIDSVYEAPEAPDSHLDGEQFVTNLTGQLLDLLGKRAIIKL
- the cysN gene encoding sulfate adenylyltransferase subunit CysN, whose product is MSQISLKDTVAENAAEKDAVVINDAIARQIAEQGGVEAYLHAQQDKTLLRFLTCGSVDDGKSTLIGRLLHDTRQIYEDQLSTLHNDSKRIGTQGEKLDLALLVDGLQAEREQGITIDVAYRYFSTEKRKFIIADTPGHEQYTRNMATGASTCELAILLIDARKGVLDQTRRHSFIATLLGIRDLVVAVNKMDLVDYQQTVFEQFKQDYLDFAQQLPADLNITFVPISALDGDNVATPSTTMGWYTGPTLLDVLETVNVAQRTLEQPMRFPVQYVNRPNLDFRGYAGTLASGIIRVGQRVKVLPSGVESTVSRIVTFDGDLPQAQAGEAITLVLADEVDISRGDLLVDSSESLKAVQHALVDVVWMAEQPLVPGQSYDIKIGGKKTRARVENIQYQVEINTLTQRVAENLPLNGIGSVELVFDEPLVLDNYQHNAVTGGMIFIDRLSNVTVGAGLVREPIEQVYQEPGAYSAFELELNALVRRHFPHWGARDLLGGK
- a CDS encoding DUF3561 family protein; translation: MQNATQLTISKTRPAQEEDDSVSYLFMGAVTGFSFYWLAFSIPFLVYGSNTTFFFMLYTWPFFLALMPFSVLVGVGFSFLLRGYLFYTLFATGLTVVCLFWLVFSFLTGW